In one Polaribacter sp. ALD11 genomic region, the following are encoded:
- a CDS encoding glycine--tRNA ligase has protein sequence MAKQEDHFKKVLSHAKEYGYVFQSSEIYDGLSAVYDYAQNGVELKKNIRDYWWKAMVQMHENIVGIDASILMHPKTWKASGHVDAFNDPLIDNKDSKKRYRADVLIEDYCAKIEGKIEKEVAKAAKRFGESFDKEEFISTNGRVVGYQEKINTILARMGKSLENEDLADVKLLIEELEIADPLTGSRNWTDVKQFNLMFGTKLGASAETAMDLYLRPETAQGIFVNFLNVQKTGRMKIPFGIAQTGKAFRNEIVARQFIFRMREFEQMEMQFFVKPGTQKEWYDQWKETRLKWHLSLGMGAENYRFHDHDKLAHYADAAADIEFKFPFGFKELEGIHSRTDFDLKAHEEHSGKKLQYFDHEENKSYTPYVVETSIGLDRMFLAVFSNSLQEEELENGTTRTVLKLPAVLAPFKAAIFPLVKKDGLPEVARKIMDDLKWDFNVFYDEKDAVGKRYRRQDAAGTPFCITVDHESLEDNSVTIRHRDTMEQKRVKISDLKEIIKAEVAVKTWLQKIEA, from the coding sequence ATGGCAAAACAAGAAGATCACTTTAAAAAAGTATTATCGCACGCAAAAGAATACGGTTATGTATTTCAATCATCTGAAATTTATGACGGTTTAAGCGCGGTGTACGATTACGCTCAAAACGGAGTTGAGTTAAAGAAAAATATTAGAGATTATTGGTGGAAAGCAATGGTGCAAATGCACGAAAACATTGTAGGTATTGATGCTTCAATTTTAATGCATCCAAAAACTTGGAAAGCTTCTGGGCATGTAGATGCTTTTAATGATCCTTTAATTGATAATAAAGATTCTAAAAAACGCTACAGAGCAGATGTTTTAATTGAAGACTACTGTGCTAAAATTGAAGGTAAAATAGAAAAAGAAGTTGCCAAAGCTGCAAAACGTTTCGGAGAATCTTTTGATAAAGAGGAATTTATCTCTACAAACGGAAGAGTTGTTGGCTATCAAGAAAAAATAAATACCATTCTTGCAAGAATGGGGAAATCTTTAGAAAATGAAGATTTAGCAGATGTAAAGTTGTTAATTGAAGAGCTAGAAATTGCAGATCCTTTAACAGGTTCTAGAAATTGGACAGATGTAAAGCAGTTCAATTTAATGTTTGGTACTAAATTAGGTGCTTCTGCAGAAACTGCAATGGATTTATACTTACGCCCAGAAACAGCACAAGGAATTTTTGTAAATTTCTTAAATGTACAGAAAACGGGTAGAATGAAAATTCCTTTCGGAATTGCACAAACTGGTAAAGCATTTAGAAATGAAATTGTTGCAAGACAGTTTATTTTTAGAATGCGTGAGTTTGAACAAATGGAAATGCAATTTTTTGTAAAACCAGGAACGCAAAAAGAATGGTATGATCAATGGAAAGAAACGCGTTTAAAATGGCATTTATCTTTAGGAATGGGAGCAGAGAATTACCGTTTTCATGACCATGATAAATTAGCGCATTACGCAGATGCAGCAGCAGATATTGAGTTTAAATTTCCATTCGGATTTAAAGAGTTAGAAGGAATTCATTCTCGTACAGATTTCGATTTAAAGGCACACGAAGAGCACTCTGGTAAGAAGTTACAATATTTCGATCACGAAGAAAATAAGAGCTATACACCTTATGTCGTAGAAACTTCTATTGGTTTAGATAGAATGTTTTTAGCTGTTTTTTCTAATTCTTTACAAGAAGAAGAACTAGAAAACGGAACTACAAGAACGGTCTTAAAATTACCAGCTGTATTGGCACCATTTAAAGCGGCTATTTTTCCGTTAGTTAAAAAAGATGGTTTACCAGAAGTTGCTCGTAAAATTATGGACGATTTAAAATGGGATTTTAACGTTTTTTATGACGAAAAAGATGCCGTTGGTAAACGTTATAGAAGACAAGATGCTGCCGGAACTCCGTTTTGTATCACTGTAGATCATGAATCTTTAGAAGACAATTCAGTTACCATTCGTCACAGAGATACTATGGAGCAAAAACGTGTAAAAATTTCTGATTTAAAAGAAATTATTAAAGCTGAAGTTGCTGTAAAAACTTGGCTACAGAAAATAGAAGCTTAA
- the groL gene encoding chaperonin GroEL (60 kDa chaperone family; promotes refolding of misfolded polypeptides especially under stressful conditions; forms two stacked rings of heptamers to form a barrel-shaped 14mer; ends can be capped by GroES; misfolded proteins enter the barrel where they are refolded when GroES binds), with product MAKNIKFDIEARDGLKRGVDALANAVKVTLGPKGRNVIISKSFGAPTVTKDGVSVAKEIELQDELENMGAQMVKEVASKTNDLAGDGTTTATVLAQAIVKEGLKNVAAGANPMDLKRGIDKAVAAIVADLEKQTQKVGNSSEKIKQVASISANNDNTIGELIATAFSKVGKEGVITVEEAKGMETYVDVVEGMQFDRGYLSPYFVTDADRMIADLENPYVLLFDKKISNLQEILPILEPVSQSGRPLLIIAEDVDGQALATLVVNKLRGGLKIAAVKAPGFGDRRKAMLEDIAILTGGTVISEERGFSLENATLDLLGTAETITVDKDNTTIVNGAGNAEAIKTRVNQIKAQIETTTSDYDKEKLQERLAKLAGGVAVLYVGAASEVEMKEKKDRVDDALHATRAAVEEGIVAGGGVALVRAKRVLEKITTDNLDETTGVQIINKAIEAPLRIIVENAGGEGSVVLNKVLEGKKDFGYDAKNDIYVDMLEAGIIDPKKVTRVALENAASVAGMILTTECALVDIKEDAPAGMPPMGGGMPGMM from the coding sequence ATGGCAAAAAATATAAAATTTGATATAGAAGCAAGAGACGGATTAAAACGTGGAGTTGATGCTTTAGCAAATGCAGTAAAAGTAACATTAGGACCAAAAGGAAGAAACGTAATTATTTCTAAATCTTTTGGTGCACCAACGGTAACTAAAGATGGTGTTTCTGTTGCAAAAGAGATTGAATTACAAGATGAGCTTGAAAACATGGGAGCTCAAATGGTTAAGGAAGTTGCTTCTAAAACCAACGATTTAGCTGGTGATGGTACAACTACCGCAACTGTTCTTGCACAAGCAATTGTAAAAGAAGGTTTAAAAAATGTTGCTGCAGGTGCAAACCCTATGGATTTGAAACGTGGAATAGATAAAGCTGTTGCTGCAATTGTTGCTGACTTAGAAAAACAAACTCAAAAAGTTGGTAATTCTTCAGAAAAAATAAAACAAGTTGCTTCAATTTCTGCAAATAATGATAACACAATTGGCGAATTAATTGCTACAGCTTTTTCTAAAGTTGGTAAAGAAGGTGTTATTACTGTTGAAGAAGCAAAAGGAATGGAAACATATGTAGATGTTGTTGAAGGTATGCAATTTGACAGAGGTTATTTATCTCCTTATTTTGTTACAGATGCAGATAGAATGATTGCAGATTTAGAAAATCCTTATGTTTTATTATTCGATAAAAAGATTTCTAACTTACAAGAAATTCTTCCAATTTTAGAACCTGTTTCTCAATCTGGTAGACCTTTATTAATTATTGCTGAAGATGTAGACGGACAAGCGTTGGCAACTTTAGTTGTTAATAAACTACGTGGTGGATTAAAAATTGCTGCAGTTAAAGCACCTGGTTTTGGAGACAGAAGAAAAGCAATGTTAGAAGACATCGCTATTTTAACTGGTGGAACTGTAATTTCTGAAGAGAGAGGGTTTTCTTTAGAAAATGCAACTTTAGACTTATTAGGTACAGCAGAAACAATTACTGTAGACAAAGACAATACTACAATTGTTAATGGGGCAGGAAATGCAGAAGCTATAAAAACTAGAGTTAACCAGATTAAAGCGCAAATTGAAACAACAACTTCAGATTACGATAAAGAAAAACTACAAGAACGTTTAGCTAAGTTAGCTGGTGGTGTTGCCGTTTTATATGTTGGAGCTGCTTCTGAAGTAGAAATGAAAGAAAAGAAAGACAGAGTTGATGATGCTTTACACGCAACAAGAGCTGCTGTTGAAGAAGGTATTGTTGCCGGTGGAGGTGTTGCTTTAGTACGCGCTAAAAGAGTTTTAGAAAAAATTACAACAGATAATTTAGACGAAACTACAGGGGTACAAATCATTAACAAAGCCATTGAAGCTCCGTTAAGAATTATTGTAGAAAATGCTGGTGGTGAAGGTTCTGTTGTTTTAAACAAAGTCTTAGAAGGTAAAAAAGACTTTGGTTATGACGCTAAAAACGATATCTATGTAGATATGTTAGAAGCTGGAATTATAGACCCTAAGAAAGTAACACGTGTTGCATTAGAAAACGCAGCCTCTGTTGCTGGTATGATTCTTACAACAGAATGTGCTTTGGTAGATATTAAAGAAGATGCTCCTGCAGGAATGCCTCCAATGGGTGGCGGAATGCCAGGAATGATGTAG
- the groES gene encoding co-chaperone GroES, translating into MGLNIRPLADRVLVEPAPAETKTASGLIIPDNAKEKPQQGTVVAIGNGKVDEPLTVKVGDTVLYSKYGGTDLKLEGKDYLMMRESDILAII; encoded by the coding sequence ATGGGATTAAACATTAGACCTTTAGCAGACAGAGTTCTTGTAGAACCTGCACCTGCAGAAACAAAAACAGCTTCTGGATTAATCATTCCAGACAACGCTAAAGAAAAACCACAACAAGGAACTGTTGTTGCTATTGGAAACGGAAAAGTTGATGAGCCTTTAACGGTAAAAGTTGGTGATACTGTTTTATATAGTAAATACGGTGGAACTGATTTAAAATTAGAAGGAAAAGATTATTTAATGATGCGTGAAAGCGACATTTTAGCGATTATATAA
- the secG gene encoding preprotein translocase subunit SecG: protein MSYTAFLVLILIVAIALILIVMVQNPKGGGLSSSFGGGGAQSLGGVQNTNNFLDRTTWTLAIAMFALILLSNFAIPRAGDNNFELKNTLDGVETTTPAVPTTNTNDSIQ from the coding sequence ATGAGTTACACGGCGTTTTTAGTTTTAATTTTGATTGTAGCCATTGCATTAATCTTAATAGTGATGGTACAAAATCCTAAAGGTGGAGGATTATCTTCTTCTTTTGGAGGTGGTGGAGCACAATCTTTAGGTGGTGTGCAAAACACAAACAACTTTTTAGACAGAACAACTTGGACTTTAGCTATCGCTATGTTTGCTTTAATTTTATTATCAAATTTTGCTATTCCTAGAGCAGGAGATAATAATTTTGAATTAAAAAATACTTTAGACGGTGTAGAAACAACAACTCCTGCAGTTCCAACAACAAATACTAACGATAGTATACAATAA
- a CDS encoding LptE family protein: MKKSLYIALFTISTFFFVGCGIYGFTGGDVGNAKTIQIDFFPNQAQLIEPALSQQFTLELQDLFTRQTNLTLVSTNGDLHFSGEITSYRIAPMSATSQQTSAQNRLTITVNVRYINNTDEKKDFEQSFSFYSDYPATSQLTGSVLEAAFDEIIDRITQDIFNASVGKW, encoded by the coding sequence ATGAAAAAATCACTTTATATTGCTTTATTTACAATAAGTACCTTCTTTTTTGTAGGGTGCGGAATTTACGGTTTTACAGGAGGAGATGTAGGAAACGCAAAAACGATTCAGATAGATTTCTTCCCGAATCAAGCACAATTAATAGAACCAGCCTTAAGTCAGCAATTTACGCTAGAATTACAAGATTTGTTTACACGTCAAACAAACTTAACTTTAGTTTCTACAAATGGAGATTTGCACTTTAGTGGAGAAATAACGAGTTATAGAATTGCACCGATGAGTGCTACTTCTCAGCAAACATCTGCACAAAACAGACTTACCATTACAGTAAATGTTAGATATATAAACAATACAGATGAAAAGAAAGATTTTGAGCAATCTTTTTCTTTTTATTCAGATTATCCTGCAACTTCGCAGTTAACGGGTAGCGTTTTAGAAGCTGCATTTGATGAAATTATAGATAGAATTACACAAGATATATTTAACGCTTCTGTTGGTAAGTGGTAA
- a CDS encoding sigma 54-interacting transcriptional regulator, which produces MENLQALKQRFGIIGNDIHLNRALEKAVRVAPTDISVLVTGESGVGKESIPKIIHSLSHRKHAKYIAVNCGAIPEGTIDSELFGHEKGSFTGATQDRKGYFEVADGGTIFLDEVGELPLTTQVRLLRVLENGEFIKVGSSKTQKTNVRIVAATNVNMHSAIQNEKFREDLYYRLSTVEIDLPPLRERNEDIHLLFRKFAADFAQKYRMPSIRLDEDAVTILLNYRFPGNIRQLKNLAEQISVIEESRMITAAKLQYYLPNNKGNLPAVIGGKKENDFSSERDIMYKILFDMRNDINDLKKLTLDLMKTGDIEEVEERNHQLIEKIYADQERKEHNIEVMNIPQNSSKEKEYDFIETIEEDESLSLQDKEIEMIKKSLEKNNNKRKLAAKELGISERTLYRKIKQYDL; this is translated from the coding sequence ATGGAAAACTTACAAGCATTAAAACAACGTTTTGGAATTATTGGTAACGATATACATTTAAACCGTGCTTTAGAAAAAGCGGTTAGAGTTGCGCCTACTGATATTTCTGTTTTAGTTACAGGAGAAAGTGGTGTTGGTAAAGAAAGTATTCCTAAAATAATACACTCTTTATCACATCGAAAACACGCAAAATACATTGCGGTAAATTGTGGTGCAATTCCAGAAGGAACCATAGATAGTGAATTATTCGGACATGAAAAAGGTTCTTTTACAGGTGCAACACAAGACAGAAAAGGATATTTTGAAGTTGCAGATGGTGGAACCATTTTTTTAGATGAAGTTGGTGAATTGCCATTAACAACTCAAGTACGGTTGTTACGTGTTTTAGAAAACGGAGAGTTTATAAAAGTAGGGTCCTCAAAAACACAAAAAACAAATGTTAGAATTGTAGCTGCAACTAATGTTAACATGCACTCTGCTATTCAAAATGAAAAATTTAGAGAAGACTTATATTATAGACTAAGTACTGTCGAAATTGATCTACCTCCACTAAGGGAGCGTAATGAAGATATTCATTTGCTATTCAGAAAATTTGCAGCAGATTTTGCACAGAAATATAGAATGCCTTCTATAAGATTAGATGAAGATGCAGTTACTATTTTACTTAACTATCGTTTTCCTGGAAATATTCGTCAATTAAAAAATTTAGCAGAACAAATTTCTGTAATTGAAGAAAGTAGAATGATTACTGCTGCTAAACTTCAGTATTACCTACCTAATAACAAAGGGAATTTACCTGCTGTAATTGGAGGTAAAAAAGAGAATGATTTTTCTTCGGAAAGAGATATTATGTATAAAATTTTATTTGATATGCGTAATGACATCAACGATTTAAAGAAGTTGACACTCGATTTAATGAAAACAGGAGACATTGAGGAAGTAGAAGAAAGAAATCATCAATTAATAGAAAAGATATATGCAGATCAAGAAAGAAAAGAGCATAATATCGAAGTAATGAATATTCCACAAAACTCTTCTAAAGAAAAAGAGTACGACTTTATTGAGACTATTGAAGAAGATGAATCTTTATCTTTACAAGACAAAGAAATAGAGATGATTAAAAAATCGCTCGAAAAAAACAACAATAAACGAAAATTAGCAGCAAAAGAATTGGGTATTTCTGAAAGAACGCTGTATCGAAAAATTAAACAATACGACTTATAA
- the miaB gene encoding tRNA (N6-isopentenyl adenosine(37)-C2)-methylthiotransferase MiaB, producing the protein MEPIEKVIDEKIQGKALVTKNKAENTKKLFIESYGCQMNMNDSEIVASILDKEGYNTTQILEEADLVLVNTCSIREKAETSVRRRLQKYNAVKKVNPKMKVGVLGCMAERLKEKFLEEEKIVDLVVGPDAYKDLPNLLSEVSEGRNAVNVILSKDETYGDISPVRLNTNGVTAFVSITRGCDNMCTFCVVPFTRGRERSRDPKSILEEVQSMVDQNFKEITLLGQNVDSFLWFGGGLKKDFKKATEMAQATAVGFAELLDMCATKFPKTRFRFSTSNPQDMSLDVIHVMAKHRNICKYLHLPVQSGSNAMLKAMNRQHTREEYMTLVDNIFKIIPEMSLSQDMIVGFCGETEEDHKDTLELMKYVKYDFGFMFTYSERPGTLAGNKMEDDVPQETKKRRLQEIIDLQQEHALYRTEQHLGKTEEFLIEGTSKKNPNEWKGRNTQNTVAVFAKDDYKLGDFVMVKVEDCTSATLKGTVVGYSDNN; encoded by the coding sequence ATGGAACCAATCGAAAAAGTTATTGACGAGAAAATACAAGGGAAAGCTCTTGTAACTAAAAATAAAGCAGAAAACACAAAGAAGCTATTCATAGAAAGCTACGGCTGTCAAATGAATATGAATGACAGTGAAATTGTTGCTTCAATTTTAGACAAAGAAGGGTATAATACCACTCAGATACTAGAAGAAGCAGATTTAGTTTTAGTAAATACTTGCTCTATTAGAGAAAAAGCAGAAACTTCTGTTAGAAGACGTTTGCAAAAATACAATGCTGTAAAAAAAGTAAATCCTAAAATGAAAGTTGGGGTTTTGGGTTGTATGGCAGAACGCTTGAAAGAGAAATTTTTAGAGGAAGAAAAAATTGTTGATTTGGTTGTAGGACCAGACGCATACAAAGATTTACCAAATCTATTAAGCGAAGTTAGCGAAGGTAGAAATGCTGTAAATGTTATCTTATCTAAAGATGAAACCTATGGAGATATTTCTCCGGTTCGTTTAAACACAAACGGGGTTACAGCATTTGTTTCTATTACAAGAGGTTGTGATAATATGTGTACTTTCTGTGTAGTTCCTTTTACTAGAGGACGCGAAAGAAGTAGAGATCCTAAGAGTATTTTAGAAGAAGTTCAATCTATGGTAGACCAAAACTTTAAAGAAATTACATTGCTTGGGCAAAACGTAGATAGTTTCTTATGGTTTGGTGGTGGTTTGAAAAAAGACTTTAAAAAAGCGACTGAAATGGCGCAAGCAACTGCGGTAGGTTTTGCAGAATTATTAGACATGTGTGCTACAAAATTCCCAAAAACACGTTTTCGCTTTTCAACTTCAAATCCGCAAGACATGAGTTTAGATGTTATTCATGTAATGGCAAAACATAGAAATATTTGTAAATATTTACATTTACCTGTTCAAAGTGGAAGTAACGCGATGTTGAAAGCCATGAATAGACAACATACTCGTGAAGAATATATGACGTTGGTAGATAATATTTTTAAGATTATTCCAGAAATGTCATTATCTCAAGATATGATTGTTGGTTTCTGCGGAGAAACAGAAGAAGACCATAAAGATACTTTAGAATTGATGAAATATGTAAAATACGACTTCGGTTTTATGTTTACATATTCAGAAAGACCAGGAACTTTGGCTGGTAACAAGATGGAAGATGACGTACCACAAGAAACAAAAAAACGAAGGTTACAAGAAATAATCGATTTACAGCAAGAACACGCTTTATATAGAACAGAGCAACATTTAGGTAAAACGGAAGAGTTTTTAATTGAAGGTACTTCTAAGAAAAACCCGAATGAATGGAAAGGTAGAAATACACAAAATACCGTAGCTGTTTTTGCAAAAGACGACTATAAGTTAGGCGATTTTGTAATGGTAAAAGTAGAAGATTGTACTTCTGCAACCTTAAAAGGTACTGTGGTTGGCTATTCTGATAATAATTAG
- a CDS encoding T9SS type A sorting domain-containing protein — MKYLKYLKFLFLLILCSSYAQSIEKSVIGSIGGTQTVGGATLNFTVGEAIVGIETDSNTTLSNGFHSGFTLSGIYWNGAVNTLWNEANNWDGAILPSKKDHVIILDVVNDPVFNVALDSIKSLELRANSLLKISPGNSLVLLENGSNYGEVIVESEVLQSGVLLVKENFTGNVSYKRGGLLANKWSLVSAPVTNQSIKSFVENAANQIRINTAVSPNRYAIGTYNEVNVIGNKWEYYDTTIGSESFLNAKGYAVSRVSDGDLTFTGSVVTTDVSGAVVENKWSAIGNPFTTYYPANKNGGSSFLDDSLTDLDSENQAVYLWDNSQSKYAAITNLLTSPQRFFTPGQGFFVKAKTGVSALHFLENKRAILPLEGTVFNKGASTTSYIQLFVESNGVKVNTDVLYYANATQGFDVGYDIENFTSNGLDVFSYLLENNQDKNYTIQSLPQNKYADMVIPLGLKANANEQVVFSSKNKSLPKGVKVYLEDRQENVFTLLDTENKAYKVALSKGVNETGRFYLHTTSKTLNLEDLPFTSKIVAFANDNKLYIKNVSSEKTNIKLFDMLGKKVFEERTHIVNDKKINLSHLSAGIYLVKIATKKEKISKKIVIK, encoded by the coding sequence ATGAAGTATTTAAAGTATTTAAAGTTTTTATTTTTATTAATACTATGTAGCAGTTACGCACAATCTATAGAGAAAAGTGTAATAGGAAGCATTGGCGGAACTCAAACAGTTGGAGGTGCTACGCTTAATTTTACTGTTGGTGAAGCTATTGTTGGGATTGAAACAGATAGTAATACAACTTTATCTAATGGTTTCCATTCAGGATTTACACTTTCTGGTATTTATTGGAATGGTGCTGTAAATACACTTTGGAACGAAGCAAATAATTGGGATGGAGCGATCTTACCTTCAAAAAAAGATCATGTTATTATTTTAGATGTAGTTAATGATCCTGTTTTTAATGTTGCTTTAGATTCTATAAAAAGTTTAGAATTAAGAGCTAATTCTCTATTAAAAATTAGTCCTGGCAATTCTTTAGTTTTATTGGAAAACGGGAGCAATTATGGAGAAGTAATTGTCGAATCTGAAGTTTTACAAAGCGGTGTTTTGTTAGTGAAAGAAAATTTTACGGGTAATGTGAGTTATAAACGTGGTGGTTTGTTAGCTAATAAATGGAGTTTAGTTAGTGCGCCAGTTACAAATCAATCTATAAAATCTTTTGTAGAGAATGCAGCGAATCAAATTAGAATAAATACAGCAGTTAGTCCAAATAGATATGCAATTGGAACCTACAACGAAGTCAATGTTATAGGAAATAAGTGGGAGTATTATGATACAACAATAGGAAGTGAAAGTTTTTTAAATGCAAAAGGATATGCTGTTTCTAGAGTGTCTGACGGCGACCTTACATTTACTGGAAGTGTTGTTACTACTGACGTATCTGGAGCTGTAGTAGAAAATAAATGGAGTGCAATCGGAAATCCTTTTACAACATATTATCCTGCAAATAAAAATGGAGGGAGTAGCTTTTTAGATGATAGTTTAACGGATTTAGATAGTGAGAATCAAGCCGTTTATTTATGGGATAATAGTCAAAGTAAATATGCAGCAATTACTAATTTATTAACTTCACCCCAGCGTTTTTTTACACCAGGACAAGGTTTTTTTGTGAAAGCAAAAACTGGCGTAAGTGCACTTCATTTTTTAGAAAATAAAAGAGCTATTTTACCCTTAGAAGGAACTGTTTTTAATAAAGGAGCAAGTACAACTTCGTATATTCAATTGTTTGTAGAAAGTAATGGGGTTAAGGTAAATACAGATGTTTTGTATTATGCAAATGCAACACAAGGGTTTGATGTAGGCTATGATATTGAAAACTTTACCTCTAATGGGTTAGATGTTTTTTCATATTTATTAGAAAATAATCAAGATAAAAATTACACAATACAATCTTTACCGCAAAATAAATATGCAGATATGGTAATACCTCTTGGTTTAAAAGCAAATGCCAATGAACAGGTTGTGTTTAGTAGTAAAAATAAAAGCCTTCCAAAAGGAGTAAAAGTATATTTAGAAGATAGACAAGAAAATGTTTTTACGCTTTTAGATACAGAAAACAAGGCTTATAAAGTAGCCTTATCTAAAGGTGTAAATGAAACAGGAAGATTTTATTTACACACAACATCAAAAACACTGAATTTAGAAGATTTACCTTTTACTTCTAAAATAGTTGCGTTTGCTAACGATAATAAACTATACATTAAAAATGTAAGTTCAGAAAAAACGAACATTAAGTTATTCGATATGTTAGGAAAGAAAGTTTTTGAAGAAAGAACACATATCGTAAATGATAAAAAAATAAATCTTTCTCATCTTTCTGCCGGAATTTATTTAGTTAAAATAGCCACTAAAAAAGAAAAAATTTCTAAAAAAATTGTTATAAAATAA